In Zingiber officinale cultivar Zhangliang chromosome 1A, Zo_v1.1, whole genome shotgun sequence, a genomic segment contains:
- the LOC122031916 gene encoding reticulon-like protein B6 has product MMMSKMSEHIEQINEMIREFRGSPSSSDSESEKPSSHNSRKKHLFGRKEPIHALLGGGKSADIILWRNKQLSGSILAGVTVIWLLFEWIGYHLLTFICHSLILTLVVCFLWSSTASFVNRSPPKFPEIIIPEDAFLWIAHVVRHEMNEAFATFRYVASGKDLKNFLKVIGGLWIASIVGNWFSFLTLIYIVFMLVYTAPVLYEKYEDHVDAAAQKAIRKINKHYAVLNRKVLQKLSGAPCSSKKQN; this is encoded by the exons ATGATGATGTCAAAGATGAGCGAGCACATTGAACAGATCAATGAGATGATCCGTGAGTTCAGGGGTTCACCATCGTCTTCAGATTCGGAAAGTGAGAAGCCTTCTTCTCACAATTCACGGAAGAAGCATTTATTTGGGAGGAAGGAACCAATCCATGCCTTACTCGGAGGAGGAAAGT CCGCTGATATTATTCTATGGAGGAACAAGCAATTGTCTGGAAGCATACTTGCTGGAGTTACTGTCATATGGCTTCTTTTCGAATGGATTGGATATCATCTATTGACTTTTATCTGCCACTCTCTTATACTTACATTGGTTGTGTGTTTCCTTTGGTCTAGTACAGCATCTTTTGTCAATAG GTCTCCACCAAAATTTCCTGAAATTATTATACCTGAGGATGCATTCTTATGGATAGCGCATGTGGTAAGACATGAAATGAATGAAGCATTTGCAACTTTTCGATATGTCGCTTCCGGGAAGGacttaaagaattttttgaag GTGATTGGAGGTCTGTGGATCGCATCAATAGTGGGTAACTGGTTCAGTTTCTTGACGCTTATATACATCG TCTTTATGCTTGTGTATACGGCTCCAGTCCTGTATGAGAAGTATGAAGACCATGTCGACGCAGCTGCTCAGAAGGCGATCCGTAAAATTAACAAGCACTACGCAGTCCTCAACAGAAAGGTACTGCAGAAACTTTCAGGGGCACCTTGTTCCAGCAAGAAGCAGAACTGA
- the LOC122031924 gene encoding protein LURP-one-related 8-like yields MAKIHPNATPASNVSAESPGAEPPCGGDGRTAVELTVWRKSLLFNGNGFTVFDSEGNLVFRVDNYAVGSRNEILLMDADGKPLHTIRRKRLSLGDQWLIYNAEETINPQFTVKKNHARLLHSKTLAHATPCASGSNSRLGYNVEGTYSRRSCAFFDDERRQLAEIKRKESAQGVALGLDVFWLIIEPGLDASFAMAMVILLEQMFGSQRSLLDGWMLF; encoded by the exons ATGGCGAAGATACACCCCAACGCTACCCCGGCGTCGAATGTGTCCGCGGAGTCGCCTGGGGCCGAGCCCCCCTGCGGCGGCGACGGGCGGACGGCGGTGGAGCTGACGGTGTGGCGGAAGTCGCTCCTCTTCAACGGGAACGGCTTCACGGTCTTCGACTCGGAGGGGAACTTGGTGTTCCGGGTCGATAACTACGCCGTGGGGAGTAGGAATGAGATCCTTCTCATGGACGCCGATGGGAAGCCGCTCCACACGATCCGGAGAAAG AGGCTCAGTTTAGGTGATCAGTGGCTCATCTACAATGCCGAAGAGACCATCAACCCTCAGTTTACTGTCAAGAAGAATCACGCTCGGCTCCTGCACTCCAAGACTCTGGCACATGCAACTCCTTGTGCTTCAGGCTCCAACTCTCGCCTTGGCTACAACGTCGAAGGCACTTACTCACGACGGAGCTGTGCTTTCTTTGACGATGAGCGGCGGCAATTGGCAGAGATCAAGAGGAAGGAAAGTGCCCAGGGGGTTGCCCTTGGCCTTGATGTCTTCTGGCTAATCATAGAGCCAGGGCTGGATGCATCCTTTGCCATGGCAATGGTGATACTCCTTGAGCAGATGTTTGGATCCCAGCGGTCGCTTTTGGACGGCTGGATGCTCTTTTAG